The window CAGAAAATCTTGTTTTGGGGATACAGAGAGGTGGACTGTGGGTATAAATAACGAATTTTCAAAGGCTCCTTGAATTTCTGGGAGGTTTGACTGGTGATGATGCTGCCACGTCACTCATTGACTTAGTCCTTGAATTTACCGTGTTATTACCACGTGGCATCAACTGCCCAACTGTCTCATGATCTCTTGACGCGTGGCCGTTCATAGCCGTTGGATTGATGACACGTGGTTATGGTTTAGCTTTACCGACCCATGGGAATTATTTTCGGatatttcagtttttttttttttaatatttttaattaattaaataaaggcGTAATTAATTGGCACACGGAATTATGGCATGCTTGGCACACAAAATAAGATGGTCCTtattcaaaaattaatattttaaaaaaattaattactgaattttataaataatatttagcCGCCAACTGTATGCCACGTGGCACCCTTCGTTTTCTGTTTGGCcgttattattttcattggGAAAAAGGTTGACCGTTCACGTTGACCATTATCGTATTAttggaatttgatttaaattttagattaaattaataaaaatactttaaaaaatatagttataattagtattattttgaaaaatatatctaaatttttaaaagtgaatTGACCTTTTTAAcctctataaaataaaagtttaaagttctaataattacaaatagaATTAACAACTAAAAGTTTTGAGtagaatttgaaagttaattgaaatataatatttaaattttaaaagaaaattaataaaaatgtccgtataaaaaatatttttaaatttttaaaaatttcaataatactcttaaattttaaaaaaaaaatgtcttattaatattcttattgaaaatatttactgATACTGGGATGAAATTTTTCTGACTATAAATGAAATATGGcaaattagaaataatatggaaataacaataaaaataaaatagaagaataataaatgaatataatatatttgtctTAATAAATGATCAACTATCCTCAACACCCCGCAAGTTGAGGGTCGGATTTGAACTAACGTGAAGCTTGggaatctgaaaaattcaaaaagaggtcgagaaacactttttgtgAAGACGTCAGCAACTTGGAAATGAGAAGGGACATATTGTGTGCGAAGCTTGgcaatataaaaatatttactgaAACCACCTACGTAAATGGTGGTAGAAGTTCTctgtttataataatttatcagaaaatatggtaaattacagataatatataagaaaagaataataaatgaatacattATATTTACCTTACTACCCTTAGTTTTGGATGGAAATCGTTACACTctgttttaataatatccttaaacttttaataacgtttcaaaaatagacttcaactttaaaaaatttcaataatatatttcaactttttttttttaacaattcaaaaatactttatatCTCGgtactatattttaaaagtaacctTAAcatcttttatctttataatttttttttggttaaaaaaaatcttactaTTAATATATGTCGAAAATCATATATCGATATTTCATTGATTATCTTCGAATGTTCTAATGTTATTTCGGAaagttcatgaatatttttgaaatattgggAACGAgtgaatgtattttttaatttcttttaaaaaagttaaatatatttttaaagtttttttttgttttaaaaataatataacttttgaaaattcaaatttacaaataaaataaaatattaataattttgtatatttttagaccaaatgtaaatttgaatagtattaagaaaaaatattgtgGGAGGAAAGTCGGAATATTCTCTCCAGTGGTATGAAGCTTGTTcggaaagtccaaagcaaagtcacgagagcttatgttcgaagtggacaatatcatacaactgtggagagtcgtgttcatctaacatagtatcagagctatgccTTAAATTAGCCATGTTAGTAGAATGcccaaatgtcgaacaaaggactccaaaagaaaaatgagtcgagcctcgattaaggagaggtttatagtgtactttgttcgagaggaggattattgagaggtTTATGAGTAacgaatactatctctattggtatgagacgTTTTCGAGAAGcacaaagtcatgagaactCATGCCATTGTCGAGAGTGGTATAGATTATGAGGTGATGAAAACCTCAGTGGTCAAAATCATGGAACATCTTCCATGGGGGAGAAATTCTGGAACATTGACGCgttcttgaatttgaaaacGGAACTCCGAGTCTGATAGCATTGCTAAAAATGCACCGCCGCTTTCGCCCAACATGTTTCATCTTCAACGATCAAAACCCATTACTCAAAGTCCCATTTTCCGTTTCAAATTCCCGAATTTTCCCGCCACCCAATCAAGACTGTTCAACACGCTTTCATCTCTGTTCAGTCGATGCAAATCTCGTCAACAGCTCCAGCAAATTCACGCCAGGTTCGTCCTCCATGGTTTCCACCAAAACCCAACTCTCTCTTGCAAACTCATTGATTGCTATGCGAATTTTGGACTCCTTAATCTCTCTCACCATGTTTTCAATTCTATAATCGATCCCAATTCGACTCTTTACAATGCTATTCTGAGAAATTTGACTAGATTTGGGGAATATGAGCGCACCCTGTTGATGTACCGAGAAATGGTTGGTAAGTCCATGCACCCGGATGAACAAACTTACCCTTTTGTTTTGCGATCATGTTGTTGTTTGTCACATGTTGAATTTGGGAAGAACATTCATGGGTGTTTGATTAAGCTTGGTGTTGATTCTTATGATACGGTTGTTACTGTTCTGGCTGAGATGTACGAAAAGTGCATTGATTTTGAGAATGCCCACCAActgtttgataaaatgtcTGTGAAGGATTTGGACTGCTGGAGTTCATTGATGTCAGAGGCGCCTCAAAATGGTAATGGGGACGATATTTCCCTGCTCTTTGGGAGGATGAAATCAGAGCCAATAGTGACAGATTCACTCACATTTATCAATCGCTTGAGGTCTGTTTCGGGTTTAAGTTCAATTCAGCTTGCAAAAATTGTTCATTGTATTGCAATTGTGAGCAACTTATGCGGAGATTTGTTGGTAGATACTGCCGTGTTGTCTCTTTACTCCAAGTTAGGTAGCTTAGTAGATGCTCGCaagttatttgaaaaaatgcCTGAAAAGGACCGTGTTGTATGGAATATAATGATAGCAGCTTATGCTCGAGAAGGACGACCAATGGAATGTCTCGAGCTTTTCGAGTCCATGGCACGATCCGGGATTAGAGCCGATCTATTTACTGCGCTTCCTGTTATCTCTTCGATTTCACAGCTGAAACGTGCTGATTGGGGCAAACAAACCCATGCCAACATATTGAGAAATGGTTCAGATAGTC is drawn from Cucurbita pepo subsp. pepo cultivar mu-cu-16 chromosome LG09, ASM280686v2, whole genome shotgun sequence and contains these coding sequences:
- the LOC111801596 gene encoding pentatricopeptide repeat-containing protein At1g11290, chloroplastic-like, producing the protein MFHLQRSKPITQSPIFRFKFPNFPATQSRLFNTLSSLFSRCKSRQQLQQIHARFVLHGFHQNPTLSCKLIDCYANFGLLNLSHHVFNSIIDPNSTLYNAILRNLTRFGEYERTLLMYREMVGKSMHPDEQTYPFVLRSCCCLSHVEFGKNIHGCLIKLGVDSYDTVVTVLAEMYEKCIDFENAHQLFDKMSVKDLDCWSSLMSEAPQNGNGDDISLLFGRMKSEPIVTDSLTFINRLRSVSGLSSIQLAKIVHCIAIVSNLCGDLLVDTAVLSLYSKLGSLVDARKLFEKMPEKDRVVWNIMIAAYAREGRPMECLELFESMARSGIRADLFTALPVISSISQLKRADWGKQTHANILRNGSDSQVSVHNSLIDMYCECNSLDSACKIFNSVTNKTVISWSAMIKGNVKHGYPLIALSLFFRMKSDGIQADFITVINIMPAFVDIGALENVKYLHGYSLKLALTSLPSLNTALLITYAKCGCIDMAQRLFEEERVDDKDLIMWNSMISAHANHGDWSQCFKLYSQMKCSNSNPDQVTFLGLLTACVNSGLVEKGKEFFKEMIESYSCQPSQEHYACMVNLLGRAGLINEAGELVRNMPIKPDARVWGPLLSACKLHPGSKLAEFAAEKLIDMEPKNAGNYILLSNIYAAAGKWDGVAKMRSFLRDKGLKKTPGCSWLEINGRVAEFRVADRTHPRAEDIYAILGNLELDIKEAKEMSPEKLGTLL